From a region of the Alosa sapidissima isolate fAloSap1 chromosome 9, fAloSap1.pri, whole genome shotgun sequence genome:
- the LOC121718503 gene encoding GTPase IMAP family member 8-like yields MQEHPREPESLRSKDKLVRLGIVLLGCKGAGKSSSGNTILGREEFQPGQRSAVCLKRQGEVAGRQVTVVEAPGWWNYYRVMSSSEMTRNEIVLSQGLCGEGPNCFYVVLRADASFSEAHRVSAQEHVSLLSERVWSHTMVLFTHGDWLGDTTIEQHIESEGDALKWLTEKCGNRYHVLNNHNKDDKDQIKDLLEKIDEMVAGNTSRQFRMDWERVQKVSHWKTEVEKRAEKRVMKKKKHTGSSSGIKQLPSLRIVLLGTKYHGKTSVGNTILGRHEFELRRTQCVKRQGEVAGRQVTVVDVPGWWRSTFMKHSPELITQEIVLSASLCPPGPHAVLLVICVDISFTEKDRTIVQEHLELLGERVWSHTMVLFTFGGFRETTIEQYIESEGESLQWIIEKCGNRYHIFDNEKLDESIMRTQLLEKIEEMVAGNGGYHFEVDKTILQEVEERRSRLDTRVENRETKAFKQNRTIEYVMGGIQPLSEIRFMHLHYAEKTIQLTQHNREDFLSGVTLQCQTKKWNWEGREVTTVDVEMFPSTNTLEQIKTEFLSNLSSPQAFLLDVSIDMNFTEKRKMEFQTHFKLLGNRVWDRAIVWFQSSRNLLEDWSIEKHIERCV; encoded by the exons ATGCAAGAGCATCCCAGGGAGCCagagtctcttagaagtaaagat AAACTCGTTCGGTTAGGCATTGTGCTGCTTGGATGTAAAGGGGCTGGGAAGAGTTCATCAGGAAACACCATCCTCGGCAGAGAAGAGTTTCAGCCTGGACAGCGATCTGCTGTTTGTttgaagagacagggagaagtaGCAGGCAGACAGGTCACTGTGGTGGAGGCACCTGGATGGTGGAACTATTACCGTGTGATGTCCAGCTCCGAAATGACCAGAAATGAGATTGTGCTCTCTCAGGGATTGTGTGGTGAAGGTCCAAACTGTTTCTATGTGGTGTTGCGAGCAGACGCCTCTTTCTCAGAAGCACACAGGGTATCAGCTCAGGAACATGTAAGTCTTCTCAGTGAAAGAGTCTGGAGTCACACTATGGTGCTGTTCACCCATGGAGACTGGCTCGGAGACACAACCATAGAGCAGCACATTGAGAGTGAAGGAGATGCCCTGAAATGGCTCACtgagaaatgtgggaacagatATCATGTCCTCAACAATCACAACAAGGATGATAAAGATCAGATCAAGGACCTTCTGGAGAAAATAGACGAGATGGTGGCAGGAAATACAAGTCGTCAGTTTCGGATGGACTGGGAAAGAGTTCAGAAAGTCTCACACTGGAAGACAGAAGTGGAGAAGAGAGCTGAAAAAAGagtgatgaagaagaagaaacatacTGGGTCTTCCTCTG GAATAAAACAGCTGCCATCACTGAGGATCGTTCTTTTGGGTACAAAGTACCACGGAAAGACCTCAGTAGGAAACACCATCCTTGGGAGACACGAGTTTGAGCTGAGAAGAACTCAGTGtgtgaagagacagggagaagtaGCAGGCAGACAGGTCACTGTTGTCGATGTTCCAGGATGGTGGAGAAGCACATTCATGAAGCACTCTCCGGAGCTCATCACACAGGAGATAGTGCTCAGTGCATCCCTGTGTCCTCCAGGACCACATGCCGTCCTTCTGGTCATATGTGTGGACATTTCCTTCACAGAAAAAGACAGGACCATTGTTCAGGAACACTTGGAGCTTCTCGGTGAGAGAGTCTGGAGTCACACCATGGTGCTGTTCACCTTTGGTGGGTTTAGAGAGACAACCATTGAACAGTACattgagagtgaaggagagagccTGCAATGGATCATtgagaaatgtgggaacagatATCACATTTTTGACAACGAAAAACTGGATGAGAGCATTATGCGTACACAGCTGCTGGAGAAGAttgaagagatggtagctggaAATGGTGGATATCATTTTGAGGTTGACAAAACTATTCtacaggaggtggaggagaggaggagtcgCCTTGATACAAGAGTGGAGAACAGAGAGACAAAAGCTTTCAAACAGAACAGGACAATTGAATACGTCATGG GTGGAATTCAGCCTCTCTCAGAGATCAG attcATGCACCTGCATTATGCTGAAAAAACAATACAACTTACACAGCACAACAGAGAAGACTTCCTATCAGGTGTAACACTTCAGTGTCAGACCAAAAAGTGGAACTGGGAAGGTCGAGAGGTCACTACAGTTGATGTTGAGATGTTTCCGAGTACGAACACTCTAGAACAAATTAAAACAGAGTTTTTGTCTAACCTATCAAGCCCACAGGCCTTCTTGCTGGATGTCTCCATTGATATGAACTTTACTGAGAAAAGAAAGATGGAATTTCAGACACA cTTTAAGCTTCTGGGGAACAGAGTCTGGGATCGAGCCATAGTGTGGTTTCAGTCCTCTCGAAACCTGTTGGAAGACTGGAGCATTGAGAAGCACATTGAGAGGTGTGTGTAA